From Streptomyces sp. NBC_00370, a single genomic window includes:
- a CDS encoding iron-siderophore ABC transporter substrate-binding protein, translated as MARSLRGPRLAAALASVLLLFGTVAGCGGDSGDDEPAGSAASAPADSAYPVTIAHKYGSTTIKSEPQRIVTVGLTDQDAVLALGKVPVGTTEWLGAYKGAIGPWAGDKLGGAPVPTVLKDTGTGPQIEKVAALKPDLIIALYSGLTKEQYTTLSKFAPVVAQPKAYNDYGVPWQEVTKTVGKALGKSAEAAKLVDGVNADFAAAEKANPAFKGATALMATPYEGMFVYGSQDARSRILSGLGFALPTGLDKAIGDQFGANISKERTDLLDQDAIVWIVGDTTKDPAKLHDDPSYGDLNVVKQGREVFVKETGDYGNALSMSTVLSLPYVLDRLVPQLSAAVDGKPATKVAQPAS; from the coding sequence ATGGCCCGCTCCCTCAGAGGCCCCAGGCTCGCCGCAGCGCTCGCCTCCGTACTCCTGCTCTTCGGCACCGTCGCCGGCTGCGGGGGTGACTCCGGGGACGACGAACCGGCCGGCTCCGCCGCGAGCGCCCCCGCCGACTCCGCCTATCCCGTCACGATCGCGCACAAGTACGGCAGCACGACGATCAAGTCGGAGCCCCAGCGCATCGTGACGGTCGGGCTCACCGACCAGGACGCCGTGCTCGCGCTCGGCAAGGTGCCGGTCGGCACCACCGAGTGGCTCGGTGCCTACAAGGGCGCGATAGGCCCCTGGGCCGGCGACAAGCTGGGCGGCGCACCCGTGCCCACCGTGCTGAAGGACACCGGCACCGGGCCGCAGATCGAGAAGGTGGCGGCGCTCAAGCCGGACCTGATCATCGCGCTGTACTCGGGGCTCACCAAGGAGCAGTACACGACGCTGTCCAAGTTCGCCCCGGTCGTCGCCCAGCCCAAGGCGTACAACGACTACGGCGTTCCGTGGCAGGAGGTGACCAAGACCGTCGGCAAGGCGCTCGGCAAGAGCGCGGAGGCGGCCAAGCTCGTGGACGGGGTCAACGCCGACTTCGCGGCGGCCGAGAAGGCCAACCCCGCGTTCAAGGGCGCGACCGCCCTGATGGCGACGCCGTACGAGGGCATGTTCGTCTACGGCAGCCAGGACGCGCGTTCGCGGATCCTGAGCGGCCTCGGCTTCGCGCTTCCGACCGGTCTGGACAAGGCGATCGGCGACCAGTTCGGCGCCAACATCAGCAAGGAACGCACCGACCTGCTCGACCAGGACGCCATCGTCTGGATCGTGGGCGACACCACGAAGGACCCGGCGAAGCTGCACGACGACCCGTCGTACGGCGATCTGAACGTGGTCAAGCAGGGCCGTGAGGTCTTCGTCAAGGAGACAGGCGACTACGGCAACGCGCTGTCGATGTCGACCGTGCTGAGCCTGCCGTACGTGCTCGACCGGCTGGTCCCGCAGCTCTCCGCCGCTGTCGACGGCAAGCCCGCGACCAAGGTGGCGCAGCCCGCCTCCTGA
- a CDS encoding MbtH family protein translates to MSNPFENPDGVYSVLVNDEGQHSLWPDFAEVPAGWRVAHGPGTRQSCLDHIEANWTDMRPNSLVRSMEG, encoded by the coding sequence ATGAGCAACCCGTTCGAGAACCCCGACGGCGTCTACTCGGTGCTGGTCAACGACGAGGGCCAGCACAGCCTCTGGCCCGACTTCGCCGAAGTACCGGCCGGCTGGCGCGTCGCCCACGGCCCCGGCACCCGGCAGTCGTGCCTGGACCACATCGAGGCCAACTGGACGGACATGCGCCCCAACAGCCTCGTCCGGTCGATGGAGGGCTGA
- a CDS encoding ABC transporter ATP-binding protein, which produces MTDGQQNDTARELLPTASGAETRAAVAALLRPRRALALAGFTAMVAATAVGLLTQPLLGRIVDLAADRRPPGMITLPVVLLVAVAVVQGLTTGLGLSLISRLGESVLAQLRERFVERALGLPLERVERAGSGDLTARVTGDVSLIADAVRNALPELARSLLAIVLTLGALALLDWRFLLAALIAVPVQLYTARWYVRNAVPIYTEQRVAVGAQQQQLLDTIGGSATVRAFRLEREHTERVTARSWSAVELTMRGVRLVLRFYSRLHVAEFIGLTAVLVTGFLLVRDGSASIGTATAAALYFHSLFTPVNSALALLDDAQSAGAGLARLVGVAGLPLPPQPERPPVPRDASVTVSGVGHAYRPGHQVLSDVHLDLRPGERVALVGASGAGKTTLAKLVAGIHAPASGTVRLGGVDLTELGPAATGRSVALITQEVHVFAGTLADDLLLARPGASEPELRDALAQVDALGWADALPDALATVVGDGGHRLSSAQTQQLALARLILADPPVAVLDEATAEAGSAGARVLEKAADRAVDGRTALVVAHRLTQAASADRIVVMDAGRVVESGTHDELRSAGGRYAALWEAWSDTRGGKGHGL; this is translated from the coding sequence ATGACGGACGGTCAGCAGAACGACACGGCACGGGAATTGCTGCCCACCGCGAGCGGCGCCGAGACCCGGGCAGCGGTGGCCGCGCTGCTGCGGCCGCGCCGAGCACTCGCGCTGGCCGGGTTCACGGCGATGGTCGCAGCGACCGCGGTCGGTCTGCTCACCCAGCCGCTGCTCGGCCGCATCGTCGATCTGGCCGCCGACCGCCGGCCCCCCGGCATGATCACGCTGCCGGTCGTCCTGCTGGTGGCTGTCGCCGTCGTCCAAGGCCTCACCACCGGGCTCGGGCTGTCCCTGATATCCCGGCTCGGCGAGAGCGTACTGGCCCAGTTGCGCGAGCGGTTCGTCGAGCGGGCGCTGGGACTGCCGCTCGAACGCGTGGAGCGGGCAGGCTCCGGAGACCTGACGGCGCGGGTCACCGGCGATGTGTCACTGATCGCCGACGCGGTGCGCAACGCGCTGCCCGAGCTGGCCCGTTCGCTGCTGGCCATCGTTCTCACGCTGGGCGCGCTCGCGTTGCTCGACTGGCGGTTCCTGCTCGCCGCGCTCATCGCCGTACCCGTCCAGCTGTACACGGCGCGCTGGTACGTACGTAACGCCGTACCGATCTACACGGAGCAGCGCGTCGCCGTCGGCGCACAGCAGCAGCAACTGCTCGACACCATCGGCGGCAGCGCGACCGTCCGGGCGTTCCGGCTGGAGCGGGAGCACACGGAGCGGGTGACGGCGCGCTCCTGGTCGGCCGTGGAGCTGACCATGCGCGGTGTACGGCTCGTACTGCGCTTCTACAGCAGGCTGCATGTCGCCGAGTTCATCGGTCTGACGGCCGTCCTGGTCACCGGGTTTCTGCTGGTGCGCGACGGAAGTGCCTCGATCGGCACGGCGACGGCCGCCGCGCTCTACTTCCACAGTCTGTTCACCCCGGTCAACTCGGCGCTGGCGCTGCTCGACGACGCCCAGTCGGCGGGGGCGGGCCTGGCCCGGCTGGTCGGGGTCGCCGGACTGCCGCTGCCCCCGCAGCCGGAGCGCCCTCCGGTGCCGCGCGACGCGTCGGTGACGGTGTCCGGCGTCGGCCACGCCTACCGGCCGGGACACCAGGTGCTCTCGGACGTCCACCTCGACCTGCGTCCCGGCGAGCGGGTCGCCCTGGTCGGGGCGAGCGGCGCGGGCAAGACCACGCTGGCCAAGCTCGTCGCCGGTATCCACGCGCCGGCCTCCGGGACCGTACGGCTCGGCGGCGTCGACCTGACCGAACTCGGCCCCGCCGCCACCGGCCGGTCGGTCGCGCTGATCACGCAGGAGGTCCATGTCTTCGCCGGGACGCTCGCCGACGATCTGCTGCTGGCCAGGCCGGGCGCGAGCGAGCCGGAGCTGCGTGACGCGCTGGCCCAGGTCGACGCGCTCGGCTGGGCGGACGCCCTGCCCGATGCCCTGGCCACGGTGGTCGGTGACGGCGGGCACCGGCTCAGCAGCGCCCAGACCCAACAACTCGCGCTCGCCCGGCTGATCCTCGCCGACCCGCCGGTCGCTGTGCTGGACGAGGCGACGGCGGAGGCGGGCAGCGCCGGCGCCCGGGTGCTGGAGAAAGCCGCCGACCGCGCGGTGGACGGCCGTACCGCGCTCGTCGTCGCCCACCGGCTCACCCAAGCGGCGAGCGCCGACCGCATCGTCGTCATGGACGCGGGACGCGTCGTCGAGTCGGGCACGCACGACGAACTCCGGTCAGCCGGGGGACGCTACGCCGCCCTGTGGGAGGCGTGGTCGGACACCCGTGGGGGCAAGGGCCACGGCCTCTGA